The DNA segment GCAGCTGTATCACGCCCGAGATTGACAAGCCATTCGGCCTTCCAGCTCATCAACGAGCAGGACGAGTCGGCCGGGGTAGTCGCGGATCAAAACTTGTTTGGTCAAAAATCGAGACTATTGCCAGATTTTAGCGCGACCTCGGGTCATTGACGATCGTTCAATCCGGAAGTACATCGACCTTAGTGCGCTGTCTCTGCTCAGACAGCCACCGGCGCGTTTGCTCGAGTAGCTCATGCGCCCTAAGCTCGTTCTCTAACTGCCTTTTTTTATTCTGAAAATCGCGACTTCCGGAGAATTTCTTTTCCTCTAGCAAAAAGATGTGAAAGCCAAGTGCCGTCTGCACTGGCTGAGTAAACTGCCCGGCATCGATAGACTCCACCGCAGACTTTATCGCTGTCATCAGATCTTTGGCACGAACTGGCGGCATTAAACCGCCAGTTTGCCGCCCAGTCACCTCGTCCGAATATAGCTTAACAGCTTCGACGAATTGCATACCATCTGTGATCTTTTGGTGCACCTCCGCCGCTAACCGCCTTTTGGCCTCTACGACTGCTGGAATGGCACCAGCCGGGACATTAATCACCACCTGACGTAGTACTAGCTCCATCAGATCGGCAGCGGCACCGGCACGCTTTAAGTAGTAAGTTTCGACATCTTTATCCGTTATCTTGATCAAGGGTGCGATGACACGGCCCTGAAATTTACGCAAAATCATTTGATCTTTAAAGTCACGCTTGTATTCCTCGTAGGTTGAACCCGTCTGACGCAGATGGTCTTGCAACCCTTCGCGGTTCAATCCCCGCACTTCCAGGAATCCCTTGATCTCCTCGGTAACTTCGTCGTCACGGACGTCTAATTCGAGCTCCTTAGCACGGCTTAGAACCAGCTTGAAATTAATCGAGTCCTGCAAGGCACGCTCATATGCTGGTGCCGACTCTTCCAACGGGAATTCAGAAACGACCACTAATGGCCCTTTGTCTACCTTTTGTTGCACTTCACTGTAGAGAATCGGGCGGCCATCAACTACGGCAACAACCTTGTCTAGGAGCACCTCCGTAGCGCTGGCAGTACTTGATGTGCCGGCTGCAAAGCCGGACGGCACTAAGGCGAAAAACATGACAAAATTTAATAAGAGTCTCATGTAGCAGTCACTCCTAGACCCAGTTGTGCGCAACCAAATAGAGGATAGAGAGCAACGCGATAACGTGCAACTAAAGGGTGGCGTCCGATTTACCAAACAGCTTTTGGAGTCGTCACATCGATTGCGGCCAGCGCTTTTTCGACCCACTTACCATAAATTTCCTCTTGCCGCACCCGTCGTACCGTACACTCAATTTGATGCCTAACTTCCTGAAAAGACTTCTGCTGTTTTGGTAAATGCTGCATCACTTGGATGATATGATAGCCATAATTGGATTTGAGTAGCTCGCTGATTTCGCCAGTTTTAAGGTGAAAAGCCACCTCAAACACCGCAGGCATGGAGCCTTTAGAGAAAGGCCCGAGTACTCCACCATTGACTCCCTCTGGAGCGATGGAGTACTGCCTGGCCAACGCTTCAAAATTTGCGGCATTTGCTTGTGATTTTAGTGTCTTGGCGGACGCCTCGTTGGCGGCAAGAATGTGACGTATCTTCACCTGTTCCTGCAATTTGAAATCAGCCATGTGGTTTTTGTAGTACTCGAGTAGGTCCCGTTCTTCGATCTTAATCTCAGCAAAGAGACGTTCTTGTAAATACTGCGACAAAATACTGCGTTCACAAAGTCTAGCTTTCAAGCGATCGCGATCGAAGCGGGTAAGGCCAGACTCGTTAGGCCTAACAGATTCCTGCCACTCGGCTAGGCATTTACTGTATCTAGTTGGCTGCTCGTAATCGAAGCCATGATCACGCTTTAAAAAGGCAAAAAGTAGTTTTCTCTCAATAGCGGTTCCAATCAGCGCTCGCTTCAGAGGGGTGAGCTCTTGGACATAGCGGTCGCCAAGATCAGGTATCAGCGTCAGCGCATCAGTTTCCGTTACTGCGTCAACATGCTGTTTAAATTCCCATTCTATATCTTCCTGGCTGATAGTCTCTTCACCAACCTTTATGAATGAGTAGGCTCCCAAGTGCTCAGCGCCCGGCGCAGGCTCGGCCATAGTCTCTCGTTCGAGTGGTGCGGTGACCCCACTATTCTTGACACGCCAACAATACGCACCCAATCCAAAACAAATAGAATAAGCTATTAGATACGAAGACTTACGCATATAGCCGCAACCCATTATTAAATAGCTGAAAAAATGCTGTGTGCCTCTAGTTTAGCACATGAGATTGCGATTAGCCCGGCAGGCTAGCTACCAAAGGGGCGATCAATTTCGCTATTTCAGCGAGGAGTTTATCTTGTTCGTCGATAGATGGGTTTGCCGGGATTTCTAGGTAAAGTAGAAGTCGGTGATCGGGGCCTAACTTGTAACGTCCAGGCTGCCGCGAAATTGTCCCAAGTATCGTGTCGATCACTTTGTCTGCAAGTGGGGCGAATTTAATCTCACACACCCCTTTTCCGGCTGTGACCCTAAGAGCCCCGATTGCCTTCAATTGCTGTTTTAATCTCGCCACCTTAAACAACAGGGCCGCCGGGGAAGGCAAGGCGCCATAACGATCTTGAATTTCCTGTTTCAAATCCCGCAACTCCTGTTCGGTGTCGCAGGCAAACAATTTTTTATACATTTGTAGGCGCTGAGGCTCTGACTGGATGTAGCTAACAGGTATCAATGCGGCTACAGGTAGCTTGATCTCAGTATCAATGCGATCAGATACCACCTCTCCGCGCAGCAGCTGAATTGCGTCCTCGAGCATTTCTGTGTAGAGCTCTAATCCAACCGCAGCCGCATGACCGGATTGCTCGCCGCCAAGTAAATTGCCTGCACCGCGCAACTCGAGATCGTGACTAGCAATTTGAAACCCAGCCCCTAATTCTTGATGAGCAGCTAGAACATCTAGTCGCCTTCTGCTGTCGTCCGAGAGGCTTTCCTCAGGCGGGGTTAGAAAGTAGGCATAGGCTTGTTGATTGGATCGTCCGACACGTCCTCGAAGTTGGTAAAGTTGCGCGAGTCCAAAACGCTCCGCATGGTTCACAATCAGAGTATTCACATTTGGCATATCTATGCCCGACTCAATGATAGTCGTGCATAAAAGCACCTGAAATCGTTGCTCAATAAAGTCGAGAATCACGCGCTCCAGTTGGTGCTCGGCCATTTGCCCATGGCCTACACGAATGTCGATTTCAGGGACAATCGCCTTGAGAAAGAGTCTTACCTGTTCAATGTCCTCCACTCTATTGTGGACAAAAAACACTTGTCCTCCACGACGAATCTCCTGCTCCAAGGCCTCCTTGATCAAAGTTTCATCAAAGCGCGCAATATATGTTTTTACCGCCATCCGATCATGCGGCGGTGTAGCTATAATGGAAATATCCCGCATACCGATCATAGCCATATGTAAAGTTCGCGGAATCGGCGTTGCCGTTAACGTCAAAACGTGGGCACCAGCGCGGAGTTCCTTAAGCTTTTCCTTGTGACTGACGCCAAATCTTTGCTCTTCGTCGACAACGAGTAGGCCAAGCTTTTTCGGTTTCACATCTTTAGAGAGGAGTCGATGAGTCCCAATCAAAACGTCAATCGCCCCCGCTGCGAGACCTTCGGTCGCATCTCTTATCGCTGACGGTGAAACAAATCTATTTACTTGAGCTACGCGAACACCATGGGGCTCAAGGCGCGACTTGAATAGTCGGTAGTGCTGATAGCAAAGCACGGTAGTTGGAACCAGAACCAGCACCTGCGCCCCTTCCAGCACGGTACGCATGGCTGCACGAAGTGCTACCTCTGTCTTGCCAAATCCGACATCACCGCATACTAGGCGATCCATGGGTTTACCAGCCGACAAATCGGCTTCGATATCATGGATGGCGCGAAGTTGATCCTCCGTCTCGTCATAGGCAAACTTCGCCTCAAACCTAAGGTACTCGTCGTCTGCGAGACCAAATGGCTTGATGCTTGCTAGGCTGCGTTGAGCATGGAGGCGCAGTAATTTATCTGCCATGTCCTGAATCGCGCCCTTAGCTTTTGCCTTGCGTCGCTCCCAACCAAGACCACCGAGCTTATCCAAGCTGTGGATACCTGAGGTCTCACCACCACTGCTATACCGTTGCAATAAGCTGAGTCGATCAACCGGCAGGTAAACCTTGTCACCACCGGCGTACTCTATGAGCAAAAAGTCGTTGTTAAGACCAGCTACTGAAAGCGTCGTTAATCCTGTATAACGACCTATGCCATGTTGAACGTGAACAACCAAATCACCAATTTTCAAGTCAGCAAATGAATTTAAATAATTCTGCAGCTTCTGCGAGGCGGGCTTGGGGCGGCGCGGTGGAGCTCCGAAGAGCACTTGTTCGGGTAAGATGAGAGTCGCCTGATCTTCGAGCCAAAGGTGAGAGGAGAGTGAGCCTGGACCGACATAAATGCCGGGCAATATGTTTGAACCCTCAGCGACGAGACGCAAAATTTCAGGCTCGACAGTGGGGTCAAACCCTCTGTGTGCAAGTAAATTTAGCATACGCTCACGCTGCTCATCGTGCTGAGCAACTAGGACCACGATTCCATGATGGTCCGTAAGCACACGAGTAATCAGCTCGAGCCACTTGTCGAAAAGCTCCGCACCCTGAGACTTATTTACGGGGGCACCGGGCAGGACAAATCTTGCCTCTAGCCGTAAAAATTCTGCCGTGTCCGATGCATAGGGATTGCCGCATTCAATCACACGACTGCGCACCGATAGTTCTTCCAACAATCCGCTAGGCGAAAGAAAATGCTTTTCTGGTGCCAGTGATCCGAGGCGCTTGGCCTTGTCTGTAGCGAAGTGCTCAGAAATACCATGAAAAAAATCATCCAATACGTTTTTACATGCTTCAATCGACTGAGGGAAAAACAGAGTCGCCAATGGGGGAATAGTTGCAAGCGTCGATATTGATGTCGATCGAAGCAGCGGAGCAAACATATCAAAACCGTGAAATTTGACTCCTTGCTGAAATTGATTGGTTAAGCCGTCACGATCTACAGGAGCGACTTCGTGCTCCACAAGATGGCTAAATAAGACTTGAGTTTGTTGTTTGCGCAATGCAGCAGGCATCAGCACTTCGTCGGACGGGGCAATCAACGCCCTATCGATAGTTCCCTTGGACTTCTGATCTGTTGGGTCGAAAACGCGGATCGAAGACAAAACATCCCCAACGAACTCAAGGCGAAGCGGTAGCGCCTGATTAGCAGGGTAAACGTCAACAATACCTCCCCGAATAGCGTACCCACCTTCCTCATTGACGGCCGCACCGAGTAAATAGCCAAGATCTTCTAATTGGGCGATCAATATATCCTGGTCAAGTTCCATACCAGTAACCAAGGAAAGGCTGGATTCAACTACACTAGTGACGGGTAACGTTAGTTGGGCCAAAGCCTGAAGAGTTGTCACAACTATCAGTGGACTTCGAGCGTCTCGGAGTTGCGCCAGGGCATAAACGCGTTGGCGGCGGGATAATGCATGATTGATGAAGCGATCATTGCCATACGAGGAAAAAAAAGGCAGAACTGCCGTTCGGAAATCAACCCCGCTTGAGCTCATAACTCCAGCTAGATTCCCTGCAAAATTGAGCCACGGAGACATGTCTTTTGCACTCGGGACGACTAGAAGAAGCGGGGCATTGTACCCTGAGCGGTCGCAGGTCAAACTAGTCGTGATAAGCTCAGTTAGTGCCTGAGAAGCTCCAGCTAACTGAATGCGCCGCCCTTTGTTGAGACAGGCTCCGACGCCTTCCAGCAGACCACGGTATCCAAAAACTGAACTCATGGACCAACTTAATCGATGTAGTTACCGTTTTTTATCTTATCGATAATGATCTTTTCCATCATCTGAGGGTCTCGAGGATCGACCGAAATAAATGACTGCTGTTCACAGCGGCGTTTATTTTTGACGAGCCAATCCAGAATGCCACGCAGCTCTTTGTTTCGTTTGTCTTTAAAGAATGGATCATTGCTCAATGCGTCTCGGGCCTTTTTAAGAGCCCTCGCCTCTTGTAAGTCGCTCTCTTTTACTGGGTAGTCCACCAGATCGTACTTGGCTATGTCCTCTGGCAAGACCCCCAAAAACTTCACCTCTGGCGCGCAAAAATCAGAGTTCCGTATTAGCGACGCTGCAGATCCAGCTCTTAACGTCCGATAAATGTTTTGCATCGTGTAAGCGTCAAGATCACCAAAAAAGAATAGCGGTACTCGCAACTGCTCTTGAATTCGTTTGACCCAAGCCCTTACTGCATTAGACGGCACTCCCTGTGCACCAATAAGAATGGAGTTGTGTCTCTTGGTAAAGCCATTAGCCACCAGAGTATTTGCCGTGCCTTGAGACTCAATGATCAGGCAGAAATCAATTTTTTCTTTTGCCCGAAGTGTCAGATTCTGCGGGCGGTTTTTCGGTTGATAGGGCGCAGTGCCGAGGGTCGAAAGGTCTATCGTCGACTGAGTGCCGTCTAGCTCGGTTTCAACCACAACTAGCTGTTTCGAGTAGGTTTGACCACCGCGATCATCGGCAACGCAGTTTAGCTCCTCACGATATGCCTCCATCATCTCGCAGATGAAATCGATTACGGAATCAGACTCATCTTGATCCTGGAAGTCTAGCGGCCTCAGCTTTGTCTCATGCTTTACTAGGCCTTTAGCGACGTAATAGAGCTCACGCTTAGTATTGATGTTAGCGATCTCGACGTTTCTGAGGAGAATTTCGAGCATGAAAATTGCTCGTGACATTTTTTTGACTGAGCTTACGTTAAGTTCCGAGGACACCTTTTTATTGCCTGGGGTTAAGTAGCCAACCTTCGGACTATATTGGGAATTATCTAAAGAACACTTTGTGGCAGTAAGCACGGGCCTTTTTGCCTTCTCTAAATCTGAAAGCATGCGCTCACATAGTTCTGTGCCCATCGAAATGATTTCAGATTGTTTCTTAGCTACGCGCTTTGCTGATTGTTGAACTTTTGCCATATCAAACTTTTCCCTTGCCAGACTTGGCTGCTGGCTTCACTGGCGCTGGAGCGGCAGCATCAGTTCCCGTGAACTGTTCGTCCTGATCCAAACCCTCGAAGAATCCGGCCAAACGCGATTTTTTCTCCTCAAGGTAACTGGCCAAACGGCCCTCCGCATCTGCCAGATCTTTTTTGATTCCTTTTGTGTCTTTTTCAAGAATCCTCGCAAGACCCGCAGTAGCTGCCTGCTTCCTTTCGTCTGAGGCTCCGAGGATTCTGCCCAATGTCTCCACCAAGATCGGACCGAACTGTTCGATGTGCTGGACCCTTTGCTCCAATTCACCGGCCTTGTGTTCGCGACTGAGATAACGTGAGAGGCGCTGACCCGTCTGCATGAGTGCACGCCGCAATTCCTCAACAAGCTCGTCAGACGCATCGATTGTTTCTTTCGATGCATTCTTAAACTTGATGAAGGGAGACACGACGCTTACAGCCACAATGTAGGGGCCTAAAGGCAAACCATTTTTGGGCTGCTTAAGACCATATGACCTCCAATTTACTGAGGTAATAGCCTTAACTATGGCGCAGGAGGCTTTATCAAACTGGAGCGGCACACGGTTAGCAAATCGTAGGACCTGCACTTGCTCCTCGTTATCTTCTCCGCGTCGCTCCCGTAAACGGGCAATCGCTACCTCTACCTGCAACGGTTTGAAATCACAAATGACTGGTTTACGCGAAAGAACAGCGAAAAAGTCTATATCTCCAATGCGCCTAATACTCAGTGCCAGTCCATCCTCACCGACCGACAACACGGATGTGGTGGCTGGTGGCAGCAGGTCGACCGCTTGTATGGCAGAAAATAAAGCCTTGAACTCATCATCAGGTAACGAGTCAACAAAACTGTCTAGCACCTTACGCTTGAGACCCTTTTGGCTCACTAGGTCCTGCAGAACCTTATCTGTGACACGTGAAAATCCCCTTTTCAGCCATACACTTGTCTTCATCCTGCCAAATAGACGGGCGTGCGACATGAACTCACCAAGCTTCATCGTGTGAGGATGGGGTTCGGTTGCTTGAGGCACAACGGGTACAGTGTTGACTACTCGATCGACGGACGCTGAGGGCACATCACTAATTTCGTAGTGTAAAGTCATGTGTGGATTTAACAGGATTGTGCTGCGTATGTAGTTCAGCAGGCCACCTTCACCGTTAAGCTGGATCCTTCCATCAAGCTTAAACTCGATACTTGTGCCGTGTGGACTTGACCATTCCACCGTTCCTTTGTCGCGCAGAATTCCTTTGTTATTCTTCAGGTCCATATCAACTACACACGTAAATGCCTTGCGTGCACTTTTTGTCTTTGTAACTACCCTGGCGCCGGTAGCCGTGGTCTGCATGGCCCAAGTAGTCGCGGCTGAAATCCCGATTCCTTGCTGACCGCGAGAACAGCGGCCACGTCCGAATTTAGATGACGCTAGGTATTCTCCGAATACTTTGGCGACATCATCCGGATCGATTCCCGGACCATTGTCTTCCACGTATATTCGAATTTGATCGGTATTTTTTAGTGTCCCAGGTCCAAGCTTTTCAACTTGCAGACGAATCTCAGGTAAGATCCCGGCATCTTCACATGCATCTAACGAGTTGTCTAAGGCCTCCTTTAGCGTTGTGAGAACCGCTTTCACCGGCGACGAAAAACCAACCTGCTGGAGGTTTTTGGCGAAGTACTCCGCTGTGCTACTCGTCGTAATCTGTTTCGCCGACTTACGAACGCGGGAGATTACTTCGGCCGAGGCATCGACCTCTGCCGCCAATTTTTTTGTAACCTTTTTGACCTGTTTTTTAGCCATGGACTCTAAATTTCAGTATAGAGGTTAATCCAACAATAAGCTCGCTTACTTCGGACCGTGGCGTAATAGGTCCTCAATCTTAGGCTCAGGCTTCCAGTATCCTGGCCCCTTCATCACCTTACCTCGGTGATCGTAAATGGGCTGACCATCTTCTCCTAACTTGGAAAAATTCGATTGCATGATCACGTCTAGGATACGACCCAGCGGTAAGCCCCAGCGACGCGCTTCGCTAGCGCAGTACACCACCAAATCACCAAGCCAGTCGCTTAGCTCGGTAAGAACTGCTAGACGCTTATCGTCATCCAAAGGCTGGCCATCCCCGAGCAACGCCTCGTACTTACCCGCTAGATCAAGGCCCTCATTGACTTCCTCAGAGATGATGTCGTGAAATTGGCGCAGGCGCTCAGGTCCAAGCAACGTCGGCTCGACGTTCGAATCTAACTGGTACATGGCATTGAAACGCTCGATGTGATCAAAAAAACTGATGTCTGGCATATCGTGAGATCCCTCTTGGCCTGAACTGTGACTACCCACTGTGCCACGGCCTGGGACTGTGATGCAAGTAAACCCACCGGCTAGAAACTGACCTCTGGTTTGGCCTCGCGAGTAAGAAGCCCCATGACGGCTTGGGCAATCGGCTTGTTTTCGTAAAGCACTCGATAGACCTCACTCGTGATAGGAGCATCAACGTGGAGCTTCAAGGCCAGATCATGAGCCGCTTTTGCGGTTGCAACCCCTTCGGCAACGCCAATCTCAGCAAGCACTTTGTCGATAGGTTGGCCCAGCCCCAGCCGATGGCCCACACTGAAATTACGGCTCTTTTCTGAGGTACATGTCAGGAATAAGTCTCCGACACCACTAAGCCCATTAAAGGTGATGGGATTGGCACCTAGCGCAACACCGAACCTCATAATTTCAGCCAGTCCACGCGTGATCAGCGCCGCCCTACTGTTCATCTGAAAGCCAATGCCGACGCAGGCTCCGGCGGCAATCGCCACCACATTTTTCAAGGCACCCGCTACCTCCAATCCCACGGGATCATCGCTGGTGTAGACACGAAAGTGGGCAGAGTGAAAAAGCGACTGGACTCTCTGAGCGCTTGCTTGTGAGTAGCTTGCTGCTGTTACTGCAGTGGGCTGCCGGGACATAATTTCGCTAGCGAAGCTTGGACCGGAAAGAAATGCGGCACGCTCCCCAACACTTTCTCCGAGCACCTCCCCAATGATCTGGCTAGGTAGTTCAAGGCTGCCAACCTCAAGGCCCTTCGCCGCACAAATCAGCAGTAGGCCGGGGCGCCAGAAGG comes from the Deltaproteobacteria bacterium genome and includes:
- the mfd gene encoding transcription-repair coupling factor, with translation MSSVFGYRGLLEGVGACLNKGRRIQLAGASQALTELITTSLTCDRSGYNAPLLLVVPSAKDMSPWLNFAGNLAGVMSSSGVDFRTAVLPFFSSYGNDRFINHALSRRQRVYALAQLRDARSPLIVVTTLQALAQLTLPVTSVVESSLSLVTGMELDQDILIAQLEDLGYLLGAAVNEEGGYAIRGGIVDVYPANQALPLRLEFVGDVLSSIRVFDPTDQKSKGTIDRALIAPSDEVLMPAALRKQQTQVLFSHLVEHEVAPVDRDGLTNQFQQGVKFHGFDMFAPLLRSTSISTLATIPPLATLFFPQSIEACKNVLDDFFHGISEHFATDKAKRLGSLAPEKHFLSPSGLLEELSVRSRVIECGNPYASDTAEFLRLEARFVLPGAPVNKSQGAELFDKWLELITRVLTDHHGIVVLVAQHDEQRERMLNLLAHRGFDPTVEPEILRLVAEGSNILPGIYVGPGSLSSHLWLEDQATLILPEQVLFGAPPRRPKPASQKLQNYLNSFADLKIGDLVVHVQHGIGRYTGLTTLSVAGLNNDFLLIEYAGGDKVYLPVDRLSLLQRYSSGGETSGIHSLDKLGGLGWERRKAKAKGAIQDMADKLLRLHAQRSLASIKPFGLADDEYLRFEAKFAYDETEDQLRAIHDIEADLSAGKPMDRLVCGDVGFGKTEVALRAAMRTVLEGAQVLVLVPTTVLCYQHYRLFKSRLEPHGVRVAQVNRFVSPSAIRDATEGLAAGAIDVLIGTHRLLSKDVKPKKLGLLVVDEEQRFGVSHKEKLKELRAGAHVLTLTATPIPRTLHMAMIGMRDISIIATPPHDRMAVKTYIARFDETLIKEALEQEIRRGGQVFFVHNRVEDIEQVRLFLKAIVPEIDIRVGHGQMAEHQLERVILDFIEQRFQVLLCTTIIESGIDMPNVNTLIVNHAERFGLAQLYQLRGRVGRSNQQAYAYFLTPPEESLSDDSRRRLDVLAAHQELGAGFQIASHDLELRGAGNLLGGEQSGHAAAVGLELYTEMLEDAIQLLRGEVVSDRIDTEIKLPVAALIPVSYIQSEPQRLQMYKKLFACDTEQELRDLKQEIQDRYGALPSPAALLFKVARLKQQLKAIGALRVTAGKGVCEIKFAPLADKVIDTILGTISRQPGRYKLGPDHRLLLYLEIPANPSIDEQDKLLAEIAKLIAPLVASLPG
- a CDS encoding DNA topoisomerase VI; protein product: MGTELCERMLSDLEKAKRPVLTATKCSLDNSQYSPKVGYLTPGNKKVSSELNVSSVKKMSRAIFMLEILLRNVEIANINTKRELYYVAKGLVKHETKLRPLDFQDQDESDSVIDFICEMMEAYREELNCVADDRGGQTYSKQLVVVETELDGTQSTIDLSTLGTAPYQPKNRPQNLTLRAKEKIDFCLIIESQGTANTLVANGFTKRHNSILIGAQGVPSNAVRAWVKRIQEQLRVPLFFFGDLDAYTMQNIYRTLRAGSAASLIRNSDFCAPEVKFLGVLPEDIAKYDLVDYPVKESDLQEARALKKARDALSNDPFFKDKRNKELRGILDWLVKNKRRCEQQSFISVDPRDPQMMEKIIIDKIKNGNYID
- a CDS encoding DNA topoisomerase VI subunit B — encoded protein: MAKKQVKKVTKKLAAEVDASAEVISRVRKSAKQITTSSTAEYFAKNLQQVGFSSPVKAVLTTLKEALDNSLDACEDAGILPEIRLQVEKLGPGTLKNTDQIRIYVEDNGPGIDPDDVAKVFGEYLASSKFGRGRCSRGQQGIGISAATTWAMQTTATGARVVTKTKSARKAFTCVVDMDLKNNKGILRDKGTVEWSSPHGTSIEFKLDGRIQLNGEGGLLNYIRSTILLNPHMTLHYEISDVPSASVDRVVNTVPVVPQATEPHPHTMKLGEFMSHARLFGRMKTSVWLKRGFSRVTDKVLQDLVSQKGLKRKVLDSFVDSLPDDEFKALFSAIQAVDLLPPATTSVLSVGEDGLALSIRRIGDIDFFAVLSRKPVICDFKPLQVEVAIARLRERRGEDNEEQVQVLRFANRVPLQFDKASCAIVKAITSVNWRSYGLKQPKNGLPLGPYIVAVSVVSPFIKFKNASKETIDASDELVEELRRALMQTGQRLSRYLSREHKAGELEQRVQHIEQFGPILVETLGRILGASDERKQAATAGLARILEKDTKGIKKDLADAEGRLASYLEEKKSRLAGFFEGLDQDEQFTGTDAAAPAPVKPAAKSGKGKV
- a CDS encoding pyrophosphatase is translated as MYQLDSNVEPTLLGPERLRQFHDIISEEVNEGLDLAGKYEALLGDGQPLDDDKRLAVLTELSDWLGDLVVYCASEARRWGLPLGRILDVIMQSNFSKLGEDGQPIYDHRGKVMKGPGYWKPEPKIEDLLRHGPK
- a CDS encoding NAD(P)-dependent glycerol-3-phosphate dehydrogenase, whose product is MTERLGDKVLVLGSGNFGTCLAQHLAEKGYHVTIWSRSQEVVDSINQAHKNPKYLSTINLSSRLRATKIIDQASVDAMDVVIHATPTQTMREVLTQIAPFWRPGLLLICAAKGLEVGSLELPSQIIGEVLGESVGERAAFLSGPSFASEIMSRQPTAVTAASYSQASAQRVQSLFHSAHFRVYTSDDPVGLEVAGALKNVVAIAAGACVGIGFQMNSRAALITRGLAEIMRFGVALGANPITFNGLSGVGDLFLTCTSEKSRNFSVGHRLGLGQPIDKVLAEIGVAEGVATAKAAHDLALKLHVDAPITSEVYRVLYENKPIAQAVMGLLTREAKPEVSF